One region of gamma proteobacterium HIMB55 genomic DNA includes:
- a CDS encoding putative hydrolase of the metallo-beta-lactamase superfamily (PFAM: Metallo-beta-lactamase superfamily; RNA-metabolising metallo-beta-lactamase), translating into MNMNLFSHGDRYLMVDCGITFEQGLADSQGRPAIQMPDPTFIASQRDSLDGLIITHAHEDHFGAVPYLWQELQCPVYATPFAAAVLRKKAAWRRAPPPEPLIEVMPGDTHVIGQFSVTWLPITHSTPETCALLIETDDCRILHTADWKIDTRPVIGSGWSPSQWKAIGDKGIDAVICDSTNATKPGRSPTEGEVGDALVKLITSLKGRVVVACFASNVARVQSIFRAAYVSDRRVGLLGRSLDIMVRSAKNAGVFEPKVPIIEAEHLGYLPEEEVLAVATGTQGEIGAALHRLMMDTHPHMSLGEGDTVIFSSKTIPGNEEAVHRLITGLKDRGVSVIHADEVSATLHASGHPCEDELADLYEVIKPSVCIPVHGEQRHMKANANVAQRCGVPLTLTGQNGDLFYISPSPGVRRRWAPAGRLQVDERAKNWRRLPVRALSQREPSAKDSPQRERALSGKEPSAGKSPQRERALSDEALKTINSSREVALGFSLHLR; encoded by the coding sequence ATGAACATGAATCTTTTCTCACACGGAGACCGTTATTTAATGGTCGACTGTGGGATTACCTTCGAGCAGGGGCTCGCCGACTCGCAAGGCCGTCCAGCAATTCAAATGCCTGACCCGACCTTCATCGCAAGTCAGCGCGATTCGCTCGACGGACTGATTATTACCCACGCTCACGAGGATCATTTCGGCGCAGTTCCGTATTTATGGCAGGAGTTGCAATGCCCCGTTTACGCAACGCCCTTTGCGGCGGCGGTACTGCGCAAAAAAGCGGCTTGGCGGCGAGCGCCGCCTCCCGAGCCGCTTATCGAAGTGATGCCCGGAGATACGCACGTTATTGGTCAATTTAGCGTCACCTGGCTGCCAATTACGCATTCAACACCGGAGACCTGCGCTCTTCTGATTGAGACAGACGATTGCCGGATCCTCCATACGGCGGATTGGAAAATCGATACTCGCCCTGTGATTGGTAGTGGTTGGTCCCCCAGTCAGTGGAAAGCCATTGGCGATAAAGGTATCGACGCTGTGATTTGCGACTCGACCAACGCAACTAAGCCTGGTCGATCGCCCACCGAGGGAGAGGTGGGCGACGCCCTAGTGAAGTTAATTACCTCACTCAAAGGACGGGTAGTTGTCGCTTGCTTTGCCAGCAATGTGGCGCGTGTCCAAAGTATTTTCCGAGCAGCCTATGTATCAGATCGTCGCGTCGGACTTTTAGGGCGGTCGCTCGATATCATGGTTCGGTCGGCGAAGAATGCCGGCGTCTTCGAACCGAAAGTGCCGATCATTGAGGCTGAGCACTTGGGTTATCTGCCTGAAGAGGAAGTACTGGCTGTGGCAACCGGTACCCAGGGCGAAATCGGTGCTGCACTGCATCGACTGATGATGGACACCCACCCTCATATGTCACTGGGTGAGGGCGATACGGTTATCTTCTCGTCAAAGACGATCCCAGGGAATGAGGAGGCGGTGCACCGTTTGATCACTGGGCTGAAAGACCGAGGCGTTAGCGTTATCCATGCGGACGAAGTGAGTGCGACGCTACACGCGTCGGGCCACCCGTGTGAGGACGAGTTGGCGGATCTATACGAAGTGATTAAGCCGAGTGTTTGCATTCCCGTCCATGGCGAACAACGTCATATGAAAGCGAATGCCAACGTTGCCCAGCGCTGTGGCGTGCCACTCACACTTACGGGCCAAAACGGTGACCTGTTTTATATCTCCCCCTCGCCCGGCGTACGGCGTCGCTGGGCGCCCGCTGGGCGTCTTCAAGTGGACGAGAGGGCGAAAAATTGGAGAAGGTTACCGGTTAGAGCCCTCAGCCAAAGAGAGCCCTCAGCCAAAGACAGCCCTCAGCGGGAAAGAGCCCTCAGCGGGAAAGAGCCCTCAGCGGGAAAGAGCCCTCAGCGGGAAAGAGCCTTAAGTGACGAAGCACTGAAAACCATAAACAGTTCTCGTGAAGTGGCGCTAGGTTTTAGTCTGCACCTGCGCTGA
- a CDS encoding Protein of unknown function, DUF481 (PFAM: Protein of unknown function, DUF481) gives MSIIPWNRDRSADWSLLPVLLAIALIASAWPMQASALSQSRVLLFDGSIIVGDIVSYRSDAVTLNTSFNRELSIESSLIKDIEASAEDLSIATLLLKDGRKVEAAPFLVTSGLLALSDGEIVKLSDVDKLNPEPWEMGQGYAWQGLASVALTVARGNTDADQLDIAVNTQFDSTRDRITLRANAERDTAIVTVPSASGDGSFERVSKPSADNWQIIGKYDYYLKDWTKHYLGVNASVEADEFTDIRLRSYIGPYYGRKLFNGSWGKLDGELGFVRVDTDFYNAEDTEYYGANWNFTGESMVLGGDSRLYLTHVGILNISDDNSLILDTTVGLGFPFFFGLEAAAEFSIDYDGAAAAGKDAVDQSYNLRVGYSW, from the coding sequence ATGTCTATTATACCTTGGAACCGTGATCGATCTGCTGATTGGTCGCTATTGCCTGTTTTGCTTGCGATCGCTCTGATCGCATCCGCATGGCCTATGCAGGCCAGTGCGCTCAGTCAGTCTCGAGTACTACTTTTTGATGGCTCTATCATTGTCGGTGACATCGTTAGCTACCGTAGTGACGCCGTAACGTTAAATACCAGCTTTAACCGCGAGCTCTCCATCGAGTCGAGCTTGATTAAAGATATCGAGGCGTCAGCCGAAGACCTCAGTATTGCTACCTTGTTGCTCAAAGACGGCCGAAAAGTTGAGGCAGCGCCTTTTCTTGTTACCAGTGGGCTGCTCGCACTTTCTGATGGCGAAATAGTCAAACTATCTGATGTGGACAAGCTTAACCCCGAGCCGTGGGAAATGGGGCAGGGCTACGCATGGCAGGGTTTGGCTTCAGTCGCGTTAACGGTAGCGCGAGGCAACACGGATGCGGATCAATTGGATATTGCTGTAAACACGCAATTCGACAGCACTCGTGACCGAATTACATTGAGAGCCAATGCTGAGCGGGACACCGCTATTGTGACTGTACCCTCGGCCTCGGGTGACGGTTCCTTTGAGCGAGTGAGTAAGCCTTCAGCCGACAACTGGCAAATCATTGGCAAATACGATTACTACCTAAAGGATTGGACCAAACACTACCTTGGGGTGAACGCATCAGTTGAGGCCGACGAATTTACCGATATTCGGCTGCGAAGCTACATCGGGCCTTACTACGGGCGAAAGTTATTCAATGGTTCTTGGGGCAAACTCGACGGTGAATTAGGTTTCGTGCGTGTGGATACAGATTTCTATAACGCCGAGGATACCGAGTATTACGGCGCAAACTGGAACTTTACCGGCGAGAGCATGGTGTTGGGAGGGGACTCCCGTCTGTACCTCACACATGTTGGTATCTTAAATATCAGCGATGACAACAGCCTTATTCTCGATACAACAGTTGGACTTGGTTTCCCCTTTTTCTTTGGGCTGGAAGCAGCGGCTGAGTTTTCCATCGATTACGACGGCGCGGCCGCGGCAGGAAAAGATGCGGTGGATCAGTCATATAACCTGCGAGTTGGCTATAGTTGGTAG
- a CDS encoding pyruvate/2-oxoglutarate dehydrogenase complex, dihydrolipoamide dehydrogenase component (PFAM: Pyridine nucleotide-disulphide oxidoreductase; Pyridine nucleotide-disulphide oxidoreductase, dimerisation domain~TIGRFAM: glutathione-disulfide reductase, plant), translating into MNNDNSCDLFVIGAGSGGVRAARISAGLGAKVIVAEGLYLGGTCVNVGCVPKKLYVYGSEFGKAFKDAEGFGWTVNGTSFDWPTLRDNKTREISRLNSIYDRLLEGSGAQVISGMATLIDAHTVEVNGTQYHAKKILLATGSWPTKPEFPGNELAITSNEIFDLDSFPQRLLVVGGGYIATEFACIFNGLGAQVTQLYRGDLFMRGFDNDVRVFAAEEIRKTGVDLRFNSNIVSLTQTHEGLEAQLTDGSSMVVDAVLCATGRHPNIEGLGLEKTAVTLDARGYVSADERFQTDEPSIFALGDMTGGPQLTPVAIEQAMAFAQTQFGDAEKVMDYAFIPTAVFCQPNIGTVGFTEEACEARGIDIDVYLSDFKPMKHTLSGRDERTLMKLIVDKSSDRVIGLHMVGPDAGEICQGMAVAMKAGATKADFDSTVGIHPTAAEEFVTMRTARG; encoded by the coding sequence ATGAACAATGATAACAGTTGCGATTTATTTGTCATCGGTGCGGGCTCTGGAGGCGTGCGCGCTGCACGCATTTCTGCAGGTCTCGGCGCCAAAGTCATCGTCGCCGAAGGACTGTATCTTGGTGGCACCTGCGTAAATGTAGGCTGTGTACCCAAAAAGCTCTACGTTTACGGAAGTGAATTCGGCAAGGCGTTTAAAGACGCCGAGGGCTTTGGCTGGACAGTTAACGGTACGTCGTTTGATTGGCCAACACTGCGCGATAATAAGACACGGGAAATCAGCCGGCTCAACAGCATTTACGACCGACTGCTTGAAGGTTCAGGTGCACAGGTTATAAGTGGTATGGCCACACTGATTGATGCGCACACGGTTGAAGTAAACGGGACGCAGTATCACGCAAAGAAAATTTTGCTTGCGACAGGATCCTGGCCGACAAAACCGGAGTTTCCGGGTAATGAGCTTGCCATTACATCTAACGAAATCTTCGACCTTGATTCCTTTCCACAGCGGTTATTGGTCGTGGGTGGTGGTTATATCGCGACCGAGTTTGCCTGCATCTTCAATGGATTGGGCGCCCAGGTCACACAGCTTTACCGCGGCGACCTGTTCATGCGCGGCTTTGATAACGATGTTCGAGTATTTGCTGCTGAAGAAATCAGAAAGACAGGCGTCGATTTGAGATTCAACAGCAACATCGTCTCTCTCACGCAAACCCATGAAGGCCTAGAAGCTCAGCTTACCGACGGCTCAAGTATGGTGGTTGATGCTGTGCTCTGCGCCACCGGTCGCCACCCTAATATCGAAGGCTTGGGCTTGGAAAAAACAGCGGTAACACTCGACGCTCGCGGCTATGTCAGTGCCGATGAACGCTTCCAAACCGACGAGCCATCAATTTTCGCGCTCGGCGATATGACGGGCGGTCCACAATTGACACCCGTTGCTATTGAGCAAGCAATGGCCTTTGCGCAAACCCAATTCGGAGATGCTGAGAAGGTGATGGACTATGCGTTCATACCAACCGCGGTGTTCTGCCAGCCCAATATCGGCACGGTTGGCTTTACCGAGGAAGCGTGTGAGGCCCGCGGAATCGATATTGATGTGTACCTGTCTGACTTTAAGCCAATGAAGCACACGCTCAGTGGGCGAGACGAGCGCACTTTGATGAAGCTGATTGTCGACAAATCATCAGATCGCGTCATTGGGCTACACATGGTCGGCCCCGATGCGGGCGAAATATGTCAGGGCATGGCGGTTGCTATGAAAGCAGGCGCGACCAAAGCAGACTTCGATAGCACCGTCGGCATTCACCCGACGGCTGCCGAGGAGTTCGTCACAATGAGAACAGCGCGCGGATGA
- a CDS encoding putative permease (PFAM: Sulfite exporter TauE/SafE): protein MMDLVWWEIAILIIAGFGAGVVNVMAGGGSILTVPIMMFLGMPGPVANGTNRITIVAHNASAIATYLRHGVPHAKLCATLTAVAIPPALLGAWLSTRLNNEQFEGLLAFVMVAVLLLMQAPQGKKNASAEDQPKNLALGHVLMAMAGFWGGFIQIGMGFVVLPIMHRVMGLSLVSTNILKVFIIFTYTLLAIFVFAATSEVLWVIGAIAAIGNVAGGIVGARLTLSHGEVLIRRVLTAAIIGMIIKLVFF from the coding sequence ATGATGGATCTTGTTTGGTGGGAAATCGCGATACTCATCATCGCAGGCTTTGGTGCAGGCGTTGTTAACGTTATGGCTGGAGGCGGCTCTATCTTAACCGTCCCTATTATGATGTTCTTGGGGATGCCAGGCCCCGTTGCTAATGGTACTAACCGCATCACGATCGTAGCGCATAACGCATCAGCCATAGCGACTTACCTACGACATGGCGTGCCCCATGCAAAACTGTGCGCCACCCTAACCGCAGTTGCGATTCCTCCAGCACTACTCGGTGCTTGGCTCAGTACACGACTCAATAACGAGCAGTTTGAAGGCTTGCTAGCCTTTGTGATGGTGGCCGTTTTACTGCTTATGCAAGCCCCCCAAGGCAAGAAGAATGCATCAGCAGAGGATCAGCCCAAGAACCTTGCTCTGGGCCATGTGCTAATGGCGATGGCGGGGTTTTGGGGAGGCTTCATCCAAATTGGCATGGGCTTTGTCGTGCTACCAATCATGCATCGTGTCATGGGCCTTAGCCTCGTTAGCACGAACATCCTTAAGGTATTCATTATTTTCACCTACACCCTGCTCGCTATCTTTGTTTTTGCGGCGACCAGCGAGGTGCTTTGGGTTATCGGCGCAATTGCTGCGATTGGTAATGTGGCTGGTGGTATCGTCGGTGCGCGACTCACCCTAAGTCACGGCGAAGTACTCATAAGGCGCGTACTCACCGCGGCCATTATTGGCATGATCATTAAGCTGGTCTTTTTCTAA
- a CDS encoding lactate dehydrogenase-like oxidoreductase (PFAM: D-isomer specific 2-hydroxyacid dehydrogenase, NAD binding domain; D-isomer specific 2-hydroxyacid dehydrogenase, catalytic domain) — translation MKVAVTFPIPEAAKGLLSELFDCRFWESEVPIPAETLAEWLVDVEGVLTTLTRPLDQAAPSEAAHLKVISTVSVGVDHIDVEFAKSRNIAIGHTPGVLTDSTADLAIGLMLAVCRRIAEGDSLVRKGAWSDGWKPNLLLGTDLSKSTVGLVGMGPIGQAVAERLAGFGCRVIAWNRSPREVAGVEFTDLDTLLACADIVSLHIALTDETRALINRDRLGLMKDKAILINTARGAIVDEVALADELASGRLRAGLDVYSEEPLPLDSVFHSLPGCVLLPHVGSATERTRRAMFELALGNLVSGMRGEALPAAL, via the coding sequence ATGAAAGTTGCAGTCACCTTCCCCATCCCTGAGGCCGCAAAGGGTCTTCTCAGTGAACTGTTCGACTGTCGTTTTTGGGAGAGTGAAGTCCCGATTCCCGCTGAGACACTCGCGGAATGGTTAGTCGACGTTGAGGGCGTGCTGACAACATTAACCCGCCCACTCGATCAGGCGGCGCCGTCCGAAGCGGCGCATTTAAAAGTGATCTCTACTGTATCCGTAGGTGTTGACCACATCGATGTTGAATTCGCTAAGTCGCGAAATATAGCGATTGGCCACACGCCCGGCGTGCTCACGGATAGCACTGCAGACTTGGCCATTGGGTTGATGTTGGCTGTGTGCCGTCGCATCGCTGAAGGTGACTCGCTGGTGCGCAAGGGCGCCTGGAGTGACGGATGGAAGCCAAACCTTTTACTGGGCACTGACTTAAGCAAATCCACCGTCGGGCTCGTTGGTATGGGCCCCATAGGGCAGGCGGTTGCTGAACGATTGGCTGGCTTTGGTTGTCGCGTGATTGCTTGGAATCGTTCGCCTCGAGAAGTTGCAGGTGTTGAATTCACGGACCTTGACACCCTCTTGGCATGCGCTGACATCGTCTCGCTCCACATCGCACTGACTGACGAGACGCGAGCGTTGATCAACCGAGATCGACTCGGTTTGATGAAGGATAAGGCGATTCTGATCAATACTGCGCGAGGCGCCATTGTCGACGAGGTGGCGTTAGCTGACGAGTTAGCTTCTGGCAGGTTAAGAGCGGGTCTTGATGTTTACAGCGAAGAACCCTTGCCCCTCGACAGCGTTTTCCATTCCTTGCCGGGATGCGTTTTACTGCCCCATGTCGGCAGTGCCACTGAGCGAACGAGACGAGCGATGTTCGAGTTAGCGTTGGGTAATCTGGTCTCGGGTATGCGAGGTGAGGCGCTACCAGCTGCTCTGTGA
- a CDS encoding arabinose efflux permease family protein (PFAM: Major Facilitator Superfamily), whose translation MRSSDSSRHSPLIWFVFLVIVIDLVGFGLVIPLLPFMAPSLGGDASDVAFIMITYAVGAAVIAPLWGRLSDRSGRRFALVLALLASSAAYVVTALSDTLFQVYLGRALSGLAAGSLPVATALMADLSPPERRAKAMGLVGTAFGLGLIAGPVLGGLLTGDSESFALPFYTAAAMSFIAAIFAFWLLPAQMVKPAGVKVGDPRDESPPSVLAPRKNKLLLMQYVTHTCSVSSIIYLFPLWVADAYQWGPSNVGYFFGVVGVSMITLQGGLLATLSRVFGHLNVLRVGAVVFALSLFVVALGDATTWMPAMIFFAFSGSTVCLPLLNAIASEIVQPNHRGRMMGLTSSASSAGRIIGPLFAAWLLSSEGFDTAWLGSGLMVLFLVFWSFTAAKEFKRLELS comes from the coding sequence ATGCGATCGAGTGATTCGTCTCGACACAGTCCGCTTATTTGGTTTGTTTTCTTGGTCATTGTTATCGACCTAGTCGGCTTTGGCCTGGTAATACCGCTTCTTCCTTTCATGGCGCCATCTTTGGGTGGAGACGCGTCTGACGTCGCATTTATTATGATTACCTACGCCGTAGGCGCTGCCGTTATTGCGCCGCTGTGGGGGCGCTTGTCCGATCGATCCGGTCGACGATTTGCCTTGGTGCTTGCGCTTCTTGCGAGTTCTGCCGCCTACGTTGTGACAGCACTCTCAGATACGCTGTTTCAAGTTTATTTAGGGCGTGCCCTGTCTGGGTTGGCAGCTGGCAGTTTGCCAGTAGCGACAGCACTCATGGCTGACCTCAGTCCGCCCGAGCGGCGAGCGAAAGCCATGGGCCTGGTGGGTACGGCTTTCGGCTTGGGCTTGATCGCAGGTCCTGTCCTTGGCGGTTTGTTGACCGGTGATTCAGAGAGCTTTGCACTGCCTTTTTACACAGCGGCAGCTATGTCGTTTATTGCGGCCATTTTTGCCTTTTGGTTGCTGCCAGCGCAGATGGTGAAACCCGCTGGGGTGAAAGTGGGTGACCCGAGGGATGAATCGCCACCGTCTGTACTGGCGCCGCGGAAGAACAAGTTGTTACTCATGCAGTACGTGACACACACCTGCTCAGTGAGTTCGATTATCTACTTGTTTCCACTTTGGGTGGCCGATGCTTATCAGTGGGGACCCTCAAACGTGGGTTATTTCTTCGGCGTTGTGGGCGTATCTATGATTACCTTGCAAGGCGGGTTGCTTGCCACACTGAGCCGCGTCTTTGGCCATTTAAATGTACTTCGGGTTGGTGCAGTTGTTTTTGCACTGTCGTTGTTTGTTGTCGCGCTAGGCGATGCAACTACATGGATGCCCGCGATGATTTTCTTTGCTTTCTCGGGATCCACTGTTTGTCTTCCTCTACTGAACGCGATTGCATCAGAGATTGTGCAGCCGAATCACCGCGGCAGAATGATGGGATTGACCTCCTCTGCATCATCCGCAGGAAGAATCATTGGGCCACTTTTTGCTGCCTGGTTGTTGTCCTCTGAGGGCTTTGACACGGCGTGGTTAGGCAGTGGGCTGATGGTGTTATTTTTAGTGTTCTGGTCATTTACCGCCGCAAAAGAGTTCAAGCGTTTGGAGTTGAGCTGA
- a CDS encoding outer membrane receptor protein (PFAM: TonB dependent receptor; TonB-dependent Receptor Plug Domain), producing the protein MMRFSTLAVAVAIAPLAFAQDESIEEVVVTSSLVHSSLTATAFVVSGDSIAESGSQAIGEHLSTLAGVSSNNFGPAVGQPVIRGMSGNRVKLLQNGLIIRDASGIGPDHANDVDLNNVQQIEVVRGASALLYSNGASGGIINIVDNTIARSDVEEASAYVGAESQSVNDGSGFSAGARGNVGGFNLSYDYSEFDADSFDIPRGSIIHDEDHEEEHEEHDEDMTTLADSDYETEAHRFGISRTGDWGYVGASYQELSSTYGIPFHGEHGGHEEEHEGEEHEGEDHEGEEHEEHGEERIFSQTDSEILTVEGQLNLNGNLLKNVRFSVRDTDYLLSENHAEGEEHEDEEHEDEDHDEHGHSEEPTFFSNESTEVQLVFELGTDEEPRKIVVNHVSEEVAVLGEEAFMEPVDSTETTIGFFAGFNTGGFDIDVGARWDDIERDGIIREMHHEEEHEGEHEEGEDHDEGEHHDEHGEEAFELEPFTYSDQSVSAAVTISRQLSDSLNASLNLGVVNRAPSAMELFMNGEHLAVARYELGDANLDSERSNNIDLGLSYATDDWFANVSVYRNRVDNYIYLQDEMDDDHDHEEEHDEDHEEDHEEGHEEGHDEHDHEGLLMASYVQNDATFSGYEIELGRRFALAGGELEVRLQRDEVNADFSGGGDVPRITPARNVLAFDYSRGMTNALLEIQDTERQSAVADFETATDGFTLVNARLSHSVELGERAVLVISAYGRNLTDEVARNHTSFVKNDVPLAGRNIGIRARLSF; encoded by the coding sequence ATGATGCGTTTTTCTACGCTCGCAGTGGCTGTCGCCATTGCCCCTCTTGCGTTTGCGCAAGATGAATCTATCGAGGAAGTGGTGGTCACTTCCTCACTTGTACACAGCAGCCTGACTGCAACCGCCTTCGTTGTGTCCGGTGACTCAATCGCAGAGTCCGGCTCACAAGCCATTGGCGAGCATCTCAGCACGCTTGCCGGTGTCTCTTCAAACAACTTCGGTCCTGCCGTGGGTCAGCCTGTCATTAGAGGTATGTCGGGGAATCGCGTGAAGCTTCTGCAAAACGGTCTGATTATCCGCGATGCCTCGGGTATTGGCCCCGACCACGCAAACGATGTTGATTTGAATAACGTTCAACAAATTGAGGTTGTCAGAGGTGCATCGGCACTTCTTTACAGCAATGGTGCGAGCGGCGGCATCATCAACATTGTCGACAACACCATCGCGCGCAGTGATGTCGAGGAGGCCTCGGCCTATGTCGGTGCCGAATCACAGTCGGTAAACGATGGCAGTGGTTTCAGCGCAGGTGCAAGAGGCAATGTCGGTGGCTTCAATCTCAGCTACGACTACAGCGAATTTGACGCCGATAGTTTTGATATTCCACGTGGCTCTATTATCCACGACGAGGACCACGAGGAAGAGCATGAAGAGCATGATGAAGATATGACCACGCTGGCTGATTCAGATTACGAGACCGAGGCACATCGGTTTGGTATCTCTCGAACCGGCGACTGGGGTTACGTTGGTGCGTCATACCAAGAGTTAAGTTCCACATACGGCATCCCCTTCCACGGCGAGCATGGTGGACACGAAGAAGAGCATGAAGGCGAGGAGCATGAAGGCGAGGACCACGAGGGTGAGGAGCACGAGGAGCACGGCGAGGAGCGTATTTTCTCGCAAACGGACTCCGAGATCTTAACGGTTGAAGGTCAGCTCAATCTGAACGGAAACTTACTCAAGAACGTTAGGTTTAGCGTTCGGGATACTGATTACCTACTGAGCGAAAATCACGCTGAAGGCGAGGAGCATGAAGACGAGGAGCATGAAGACGAGGACCACGACGAGCATGGTCACTCTGAAGAGCCCACGTTTTTCAGCAACGAGTCCACTGAAGTCCAATTGGTCTTTGAGCTAGGCACTGACGAGGAACCACGCAAAATCGTTGTTAATCACGTCAGCGAAGAGGTTGCCGTACTGGGTGAAGAAGCTTTCATGGAGCCTGTGGATTCAACAGAGACAACCATTGGATTTTTTGCGGGCTTCAACACCGGTGGTTTCGATATTGATGTTGGCGCTCGATGGGACGACATCGAACGCGATGGCATCATTCGTGAAATGCATCATGAAGAAGAGCATGAAGGCGAGCACGAAGAAGGTGAGGACCACGATGAAGGCGAACATCATGATGAGCACGGTGAGGAAGCGTTTGAACTAGAGCCCTTCACTTACAGTGACCAATCAGTAAGTGCAGCAGTGACTATTAGCCGTCAACTCAGCGACTCTCTCAACGCGTCGCTTAATCTTGGTGTGGTAAATCGCGCACCATCAGCGATGGAACTCTTCATGAACGGTGAACACCTCGCCGTCGCTCGCTACGAGCTCGGTGATGCCAACTTGGACAGTGAACGGTCCAACAACATTGACCTTGGTCTGAGTTATGCGACGGATGATTGGTTCGCCAACGTCTCGGTCTACCGAAACCGGGTCGATAACTACATCTATCTTCAAGATGAGATGGATGACGATCATGACCATGAAGAAGAACATGACGAGGACCACGAAGAAGATCATGAAGAGGGCCATGAGGAAGGCCACGATGAGCATGATCATGAAGGGCTCTTAATGGCGAGCTACGTGCAGAACGACGCGACATTTAGTGGCTATGAAATCGAACTGGGTCGTCGCTTCGCGCTTGCCGGTGGTGAGCTCGAGGTCCGCTTACAACGCGACGAGGTAAATGCTGATTTCTCGGGTGGTGGTGATGTCCCACGTATTACCCCAGCCAGAAACGTACTGGCATTCGACTACAGCCGTGGTATGACCAACGCCTTACTCGAAATCCAAGACACTGAGCGCCAGAGCGCTGTTGCCGATTTCGAGACAGCAACGGATGGCTTTACTTTGGTAAATGCGCGCTTATCGCATAGCGTTGAACTGGGCGAGCGAGCAGTCCTCGTGATTAGCGCTTACGGAAGGAACCTCACCGATGAGGTGGCGCGTAACCATACGTCCTTTGTTAAGAACGACGTGCCATTGGCTGGGAGAAACATCGGTATCCGAGCGCGTTTGTCGTTCTAA
- a CDS encoding glycerophosphoryl diester phosphodiesterase (PFAM: Glycerophosphoryl diester phosphodiesterase family) — translation MAPLHAKPAIIAHRGACGYLPEHTLQGVELAHQQGAHFIEQDVVLTKDGVPIVLHDITLELTTNVSSRYPERRRSDGRFYCSDFVLDEIKTLTAHGRTDEKGNQVFPERHSGPFDGFEVPTLAEELALIDNLNANGDHDAGVYIELKQPEYHERIGVDLFTAVFDVLKHFNRLNDPLNTVIQCFDPETLKRFKAHDGFSSTLIQLVCEGMPSDIRGDFDYMQTPAGVEEIASYADGIGPHVPLLFDGEGGPSDMVTTAKNLGLFLHPFTLRADSPSLEGVNFRQLHKKLFIDLGVDGAFTDFSDKTRDLIRELEI, via the coding sequence ATGGCACCGCTTCATGCAAAGCCGGCCATCATTGCACATAGAGGGGCGTGCGGTTACTTACCTGAACATACGCTTCAAGGCGTAGAGCTCGCTCATCAGCAAGGTGCGCATTTTATCGAACAAGACGTTGTTCTCACCAAAGACGGTGTTCCTATCGTCCTTCACGATATAACACTTGAGCTCACTACCAATGTTTCGAGCCGGTATCCCGAGCGCCGACGCAGTGATGGGAGGTTTTACTGCAGTGACTTTGTGCTCGATGAAATCAAGACGCTCACTGCGCACGGGCGGACGGATGAAAAGGGAAATCAGGTATTTCCGGAACGGCATTCCGGTCCGTTCGATGGTTTTGAGGTCCCAACGCTGGCCGAAGAATTGGCCTTGATAGATAACTTAAATGCTAATGGGGATCATGACGCGGGCGTCTATATCGAGCTGAAGCAACCCGAATACCACGAGCGTATTGGTGTTGATCTTTTCACTGCGGTCTTTGATGTGCTCAAACATTTCAATCGGCTAAACGACCCATTGAACACCGTCATTCAGTGTTTTGACCCTGAGACACTCAAGCGCTTCAAGGCTCACGACGGCTTTTCGAGTACCTTGATTCAACTGGTTTGTGAAGGGATGCCTTCTGACATAAGGGGCGATTTTGATTACATGCAGACCCCTGCGGGTGTCGAAGAAATAGCCTCTTATGCGGATGGAATAGGGCCACACGTTCCTTTGCTCTTTGACGGCGAGGGCGGGCCCAGCGATATGGTCACTACCGCAAAAAACTTAGGTCTTTTTTTGCACCCTTTCACGCTACGGGCAGATTCGCCCAGCCTTGAGGGTGTAAACTTTAGACAACTACATAAAAAACTATTTATCGACCTCGGGGTCGATGGCGCATTCACAGACTTCTCAGATAAAACGCGTGACCTAATACGAGAGTTGGAGATTTAA